Proteins from a genomic interval of Gammaproteobacteria bacterium:
- a CDS encoding isochorismatase family protein, with translation MAQAADKNYAGVWDNRLGFGKTPVVIVIDLLKGYTTEGSPLYAPGVVACLKEVPDVIEAARAGGVPVIHTRVLYNPTNYEDGGVWTLKAPVLKDLVPGNLYAEFCDEVAPPDGETVLTKNYASCFFGTSLSSILAARGADTLIILGCTTSGCIRASAVDAVQHGYRPIVVRECVGDRHDGPHEANLFDIHAKYGDVVSKAEALEYLQSL, from the coding sequence ATGGCGCAAGCTGCCGATAAAAACTACGCGGGCGTCTGGGACAATCGTCTCGGCTTCGGCAAGACACCGGTCGTCATCGTCATCGACCTGCTCAAGGGCTATACGACCGAAGGTTCGCCGCTGTATGCACCGGGCGTCGTAGCCTGCTTGAAGGAGGTGCCGGACGTCATCGAGGCGGCCCGCGCCGGCGGCGTGCCGGTGATCCACACCCGGGTGCTCTACAACCCGACCAATTACGAAGACGGCGGCGTGTGGACGCTCAAGGCGCCGGTGCTCAAGGACCTGGTGCCCGGCAACCTGTATGCCGAGTTCTGCGACGAGGTCGCCCCGCCCGACGGAGAAACGGTTCTGACCAAGAACTACGCAAGCTGTTTCTTCGGCACCAGCCTCTCGTCCATCCTGGCCGCCAGGGGCGCGGACACGCTCATCATTCTGGGCTGCACCACCTCGGGCTGCATCCGCGCCTCCGCGGTTGACGCCGTGCAGCACGGTTACCGGCCGATCGTGGTCCGCGAATGCGTCGGCGACCGGCACGACGGGCCGCACGAAGCCAACCTTTTCGACATCCACGCCAAGTACGGCGACGTGGTGTCCAAGGCGGAAGCCCTCGAATACCTCCAGAGTCTGTAG
- a CDS encoding carbonic anhydrase, whose amino-acid sequence MGTDTFADFCVENNRRYAESFDKAEVPLPPGRKAAVVACMDARIETGRLLGLSEGDAHVIRNAGGVVTDDVLRSLMISQRLLGTVEIILVQHTDCGMLTFRDDDVKDQIEADTGLRPSFALESFPHLEENVRQSIRRIEACPFIPVKDKIRGFVYNVRTGLLDEVV is encoded by the coding sequence ATGGGCACCGACACATTCGCCGACTTCTGCGTCGAAAACAACAGGCGCTACGCCGAGAGCTTTGACAAGGCCGAAGTACCGCTCCCGCCGGGGCGCAAGGCCGCCGTCGTGGCCTGTATGGATGCCCGCATCGAGACCGGGAGGCTGCTCGGCCTTTCCGAGGGCGACGCGCACGTGATCCGCAACGCGGGAGGCGTCGTGACCGACGACGTGCTCCGCTCGTTGATGATCTCGCAACGCCTGCTCGGCACCGTGGAGATCATCCTGGTCCAGCACACCGACTGCGGCATGCTTACTTTCCGCGATGACGACGTGAAGGACCAGATCGAAGCGGACACCGGTCTTCGGCCCTCGTTCGCGCTGGAGTCGTTTCCGCACCTCGAGGAGAACGTGCGCCAGTCGATTCGCCGTATCGAGGCCTGCCCGTTCATCCCCGTAAAGGACAAGATCCGCGGCTTCGTCTATAACGTCAGGACCGGCCTGCTGGACGAAGTTGTCTGA